Below is a genomic region from Cryptomeria japonica unplaced genomic scaffold, Sugi_1.0 HiC_scaffold_1254, whole genome shotgun sequence.
TTCTAGCAGCCAATGTTTGGAAAGTCCGCCGGGTAGCGAGGTTACATTGTCTTGTAACCTAATGATTCATGATAGAGACAAACCAGATGATACCTCCTATCAATACTATTCAAGTGTTGAAACAAATGCTAACAAAATGATCACCAACCAAAGTAATAATTATTGTGACCCCCGCTATGGAACCCATCAACAATCTTCTAGCAGCTGTGAATTGCGCCTTGCCCGGCCTCAGAAGTCGACCAACTATCTTGCAACGTAACACGGCATCGCAGATTCAGCCCTGGGACTCCATAGGATTCTCAACAAATCATATGCCGGATCATGACTACTGTCATCAAGAGAAAGATACAATTAAAACTCATAGATCATGTGAGTTACCTTGTGTGATTGAACAGTCTCCTCGTTGCGGAACTAGTAGTTTTGATGAAATCAGTAACTATTCATCTGGTTTCAAAAAGAAACGAAACCATTCCATTTCATCAGACTTTAAGTCCACCAATTCCACGAGGCCTCTTAAGTTGGTAGCCGTTCATCTGGGGGCTGGCAATTCGCACCATGATGAAGAATCATTAAATCTGGCCAAGAAAATCTGTGAACAGGTCATGCTCCAAACATCTGCTCAACCACTATTATCGAGCTCGAAAAAAAGACGGAAAAATTCATTAAACTCTTACAAGCAAGTTCATACCGATGATCAATCACAACTTAATATTAATAGTGACAAGATTACTGCAGAGTCAGCTGTTGTTCATTTGGTCAAGCTCATGGAGGATCACCAATCTTTAAATTGTGGATTTGGTTCCAATCTTAATATCAAGGGTCAAGTTGAGTGCGATGCAAGTTTGATGTCCGATGAGACACAAATGTGGGCGGGTGTAGGCGCTGTTTCTGGTTGTAAGAACCCGATATTGTTGGCCAAATCACTTTACGACCACCGGCTTGTCCCAAGGCCATTGAGTCTCATCCAACCAAATCTACTCGTTAGCTCTGGAGCCAAACAATGGATGCGCGAGCGTTGCTCGCACTTATCTGTGATGGATAGTAAAATGGTTAGCTCAAAATCTTTCTCTACCTACCAAAAACTTAAGTCTAAATATGATTCTGCCATGAAATTGACAACACCATATTATCAAGAAAGAAATTCTCTGGATAAATCTGGAACTCAAACAAAAGGAATTAATAAATATGCGCGCAAAAAAGGATTAATAGATCATTCGCATGATAGGTCTTCGCTCGATAGATCTCAAGAATATCCAGGAAGTCGAGTCGCAAATTTTAGTTCATCTACAAATTTAGATCATGGATTTTATTGTGTTACTAACCTGCCAGTGAAACAATTTCTAGCAAACCAACAACTTCTTGTCTGATACCAGCCATGAAGGAAAAATTCCTTGAAGAATTAGATTGGACATCTGCCGTTAAAGCCGATTCAAATTCTCAAGACTATCCTACTCGCACAATGAAAGCTCATGACTCCATTAGAGATGAAGATACCGAGTCGCTTACAAACTATTCAAATCACCATCGGCTTGACACCGTTGGTGCCATAGCTGTAGATAGTAATAACAACTTTGCAAGTGCAATATCGTCTGGTGGAATTTTACTCAAGTATAAGGGTAGAGTTGGTCAAGCTGCTGTGCCAGGTGCTGGTTGTTGGTCGGAAGATTCCGTGGCAATCACTACAACAGGAGTGGGAGAGTATCTCACATTGAGCATGTTTGCTAAAAGTTCAATGATAAAATGCAAACTCTAAGACTCCTATACGATTTAGGTCATGTGGAAAAGAAGCCTGATCTGAGTGATATGATTAACAATGGAATAGAAGAATGTTTTGAAGATTTAATGAGTTCTGCAGCCCTGGCTCATGTTGATCCAAGAGAACGTCTTGCTGGAATGCTGGCAGTTAGCACACTAAATTCCAAAAGCTCACCGGATCGAGTAGACAACCAAGATTTATACTTATCTTACGCGCATAATACTAATTCAATGTGCGTCGGTTATATGACGTGCGATGATATTGTTGGCCACTCAGTCATGAGTAGACAAGACATAGTGCCTGAAACTATTGATAATGAGCAGCCAACTTGCGAACCACTCGTTAGAACAGTCAAATTTTCTTTAAATATGGTCAATAGATAAGTCAACAACTCGTTGATAGACTTGTAGTTGTTGTAACTGCGCCAAAAGCGAGCAGACTTTGTGAGAGACTGGAGTGTGATTGTATAACAATAATAAATTGTACACCGCTACAGCAACAACTTTAATCCATTGACGCAAAACTAGGAAGTTTCACGCAATCAATTGCTGATGACATACTTTCCCCCTCTATCAACACCTAGAAAAACAAAAGGAATAACAACAATATGCAACTATCCGATTATTGTTACACTCAGATTGTAATGTGGCCTTCTAACATCGGACTGAGTGCTTGATCTAGGAAAAATCATTTGATTGATCGAGATGTGAGCATGACACAATGAATGGTAGCGGTGACGATTGCTGTGCCTATGATTAAGTGATCGCTAACAAGCTAAGCATTTTTTGGGATTTTGTCTTCAATCAAGATAAGATGCGCTCAAGATGGTAGATGATGACTCAAACAATCACGGTTCAttattgaatgaaggttttacttGCCAATAGTGCCATCATTCGATGCTACCAATTGCAACATACCCGGACTGTTCTTACTGGTCACTGGCAATTGTGGCATCAATTTGGTAGTGTCTGTCCAAGGTAGTTTGATAGTTGATTGAAATAAATACAAACATTCAATTTTATTGACTCAAAATGTTCTAATAATGATCTTAGTATAGAAATTCAAGCCCCATCAGTGATTGGAGTGTAAGTGATATTGTATAGGTTTATTGAAGATTTTAGCCAAATATTGATCCAGTTAGCAGATTAGGGTCGTTGATCAAATCATGAGGGACGTGATGAAATTAAGAAGTAATCCTGATGAGATTGGCATCGGAGCCAAACTCAAGAAGATGTTTTTTAGCATTTATTCCTATAGCATTATATACGCTTTATTTGGAGTGCTTTCGCTATCCTACCATGCTTGCTTCAATTCTAGTTTGAGCACACTGGAAAAGAGGTACCACTTTTCTAGCTCAACAGGTGGTTTGATTATGATAACTGATAATATTGCCACCGTGCTAACGAATCTATTTATCGGCTACTATGGAAAGACCGCACATAAACCAAGATGGATGGCCATAGGGTGCGTAGTTACTGGACTTAGTGTCATGATAACCTCGTTGCCGTATTTCATTTACGGTCCAGCTCAAGAGTCAGATTTGGAGCTTGCAGGTAATATGACGTTATTATCGAAATCCAAGAACGGTGATCAAATGTGCTTGTCGAGCTTTCAAAAGGAGGATTGCAGCCAAATGGGTGCCACTAAGCTTATGACTGCAGTTGCAGTTAGTTGTTTTGCAATCAGCAACTTCTTCCGAGGTTTTGGGACAAGTATTTACTTTACTTATGGAACTCCTTACTTGGATGATAATGTCAGCAAAGCGAAAATGCCGAGTTTTTTTGCATTCATTTTTGCGGGCCGAATCTTGGGAGCTCCGATTGGTTTTTACTTGTCGTCGGTGGCTTTGAAATACTATGAGAATCCATTCGGACGGCCGGCTGGATTAGTCGACACTGATCCGCGTTGGATAGGAGCTTGGTGGATTGGATTTTTGGTTTCAGGTACACTGATGTTACTGCTTGCTATACCTTTGGCCTTCTTTCCACGAGAGTTCAAGAAGAATCTCAATAAAAAGGAGCAAGAGTTGCCAATAAATGGGGACCAAGCGAATCATAGTGAGGGAGTGCAACTGGTTGAACGAGGAAAGGGTGGAGATATAGCCGCTTTTGAGGGAGACCTGGAAATACAAACAACTAACAATAGCGTCGCCAAAGAGCAAAAGAAACCCGATTTGAGCCTCAGCGAAATGCCCGCTGAGATCATTGCAATTATTACTAATCCTATTATAATCTGTCAGATGATGGGCAATCTATTTCGTGGAATTGGAATCATTGGTTACTTTGTATTCCAAACTAAATATTTAGAGGCCCAATTTAGACAATCAGCATCAAAAGCCAGCTTAGTGAGTGGTACGACAGGTTTCTTGGCAAAAATTTTTGGAGTTTTGTTTGGTGGTGTACTTATATCGGTTTGCCGACCTGGGCCACGTGCTTTACACAACCtttatattctttgttgagctaACCTCTGTCTTTACTCTTCTCTATGGAGCAAGCGTCTATGGACCTCAGTACACTTATCCGCGTACTCTCATCAAGCAAAACAACCAACTTGACCTGAACAACCAATGCAATGCAAATTGTTATTGCGAACAAGCTCGCTATCAACCAGTTTGCGATCAAATGGACATGAAGGCTTACTTTTCGCCTTGTCATGCTGGCTGCAAGCAATCCTTTAAGACAATCGATGATGGTAAAACGTTCACCGATTGCGGTTGTGTCGATAGTTCCGTCAAAACACTCGAAAAGTGTCCATCAGATACCGACAAATTGATGAAGTACGCTACAATCGTGGCGTTAGGTGGTATGATAAGCGGATCGAGTAGGCCAGGTAACATGGTTACCTTCTTTCGGTCTATCAATCCAGACCAAAAGTCGCTGGCTGTTGCAGTTGGTAGTTTCTGGCATTCGCTATTTGTATCCATCCCGTATCCCATAATTTATGGCAAGATATTTGACTACACCTGTTTGGTTTGGAGTTATGAATGCAGTAAGCGCGGTAATTGTTGGCTCTACGATACAGAGAAATTGCGTTACATATATCATGGTGTTTCAATAGCGTTGATCGCTATTGGATCGATATTCGACTTGATCATGATATTCCTCAGCTCTCGTTTAGGCAACTTGTACGACGACGATGGCTCGAACAAAAAGACTATGAAGGACAGGCTGATGTTTTGGAAGAGCGATAAGAAGATATCGGCAGCGGTGGAAGATGGTGATACAAAAGAAGCCGATGCTTTGGACGAAACTCCGACAACAAAACCTAAACTACAAATAACGAGACTCTAAATGAGTTAGTAAGTTGTGATCAGATTAGACACTATGATTAACCTTTATATGGATAGAggcgtatatatatgtatatatatatgtcaattTTTTACAATACAAAATCTTAAACTGTCCTCAACATACATCAAATTTCCATATGATTTTCTTTGAATTCTCGTGTATGTTAGCATCTTTCTTCATGCAACAGAGTCTACTTGCGTCTTCCGAAGCCTCCCCAATCATACATGTAATCCATCTGAGGTGAGTTAGCTACAACAATGTTTCCACCTTTACCTTTGCCTTTACCTCCTCCTCCTCTCAGTACAATGTTTCCATTATATAATCTTTATATTAGAACGATATCGATAATCAGATTCTACACACTTCATGATTATCACGATTGTTTGCAAGAATGAATTGATTTGAATGAGACAACTTACATGATATCATCCCCTCCTTTGTTTTTTCCAGCCATAGCATCTCCAATAAAAACACATGAAATGATGGTCAAAAGGAGGACTATTGACAGGAGATGCTGTCTAGattgttgttttcttgttgcttgcATTTTGTCTTGTTTGTCGTTGAATTTGAAATCTAGTAGAGATTTTATATTTATTGACTTGTTCTTGTTGGTTTGCTTGATTGAGAATGCTTAGTCCAAGTGAGAGAGGTGGTCTCTATTTATATGAGAAAAAAATCCTGTTTAAACGTGGAGGTCTTGGTTGGCAATCTTGAAGCCTCGGCTTTAGAGAAGCCTGCCTACCTGATGACAGATTTGTGTGGTAGTTAACGAGAAGTGGCAACACTTGTCATGTAGTGAATGGTCGGTTTTAGTTGACGGAGTTTTGAAAACAACCTTTTGCACCCAGACTCCATGACGGCCTACGAATCAAGGATCCTGCAGCTAGTCGCGGGTTACCCAAACGATTTGTTTCAAGTACCTAAAGagaacaaacacacacacacacattcacaaACCAGAGTGGTAGAACTAGATTGCACAATAAAAGACATTTGTTTTCAAGCTTGGCTGTAGGTGCATAAAATTGTCATTGAGAAATTTTGAAAATAACCGTCTACAGAGAGAAAATTTGCAAATTGTTGTCTGAAAACTGTCTCACTTTTTGAACCTACTAATTAGACGAGCCGTTTAATAGTTTCACCAACAAACGATGATTTCCTTGTAGGAGCACAACTTCCGAGTTCCGGAGTTTTGCAAGCGCTTTAACCATTCGACGACTGACAGGGACATTGAGTGTCAACCAAAAACAGTCTAATATATTCAAAGATTTACAAGCGAATCCGAATTGTAGGCCAAACAGTTTGTACTCGCTCAATCATGTACCAAAGTCAATACTATCGACCGTAAGTATCTCGCCTCATAAGTTACCGAGTTTCGTCCATGAAACTGACCAAGGGTGTTCGTATCGATGGTTTGTTTGTTAGAGTCACTCGTCAGCCAATCAGATTGTCTGGCGTCCACTTGAATGCCATGCTTTTCGCACTGCATGAGAAACGAGCCGACTAGGTTGAGGATGTCATCATTGGCCCATGTCATCTGTTTACAGTGGCCATCTAAGAGCGCCAAGATGCACCTTTTTACATGAAGCCAGTTTTCGCTGTTTAGGTGCCTCTTTAGAGGCTCTAAACTCTTGAACATCCTCATCAAGCCAAACTTGTGATTGTTCTTGACACAATATAATGTACCGATACATAAATTAATCCTACACATATGAGAGGTTTCGAGTTGACAAGTTGATTCGACATGGATCTGTTCGTCATCAAGGTGAATGTCAGTTAGTTCGCCTTGTTGTTGAACTGCCACTTCCAGCTCTTCAGCTTCAACATTCTTGATTAACGCTTCGGCATCTCCATTTCTTCCAGTCAACACGTAAGCAACACACAAGTTACTCAGTATATCCGCATTTACTTTAAGCAAACTATCTGAATCAGTTGTTTCCAACAGATTCTCGTAAAGCTGAATGCATTCGTCATATCGAGTGTCCTGCATGAATATAACATGCGCCAAGTTTCTTTTCCATATTTCATCATCTCCAAGGACCAGCTTCACTTTTAATAGTAACTTTTCCAAAAGCCGATAATGTCCGCCATTCCAGAGCATCGATCCTTGATAAGTAACAATGCTCAAAATCAACTCTCTTACATTATCTTGTTGAACCATATCGATTGTCTTATTTAAGAGTCGATCTAATTTGCTGTAAACAATTTCATCAGAGGCTGTGGTTTGGTGCTCTAGTTGAATGGAAAGAAATTGTAACACTTCTTTTGGAACTCTCTTCTCGATATGGCCTCTAAATGTGCGCAAAAATTCAAGCCCGGCTTCATTTCGACCACTAAGAGAGTATAGTATCAACAGATTAACGAAGCACTCATTAGGCACAAATACTATCACATCATCAACTTGCTCGATTTCGGATTGGCTATTATCGATTGCTAATCTGCAGAGATAAGACAATTTGTTAATGCTTGAATCAATATCAATCTCATAGTTGCAGATAGCTTGATTGTGTAGGCTTACACTGTCAAGAAGCTCTTGGGTGCTCACTGGCAGCTTATTAAGACACTTCTCCGCGAGTGACCAATTTCCATCAAGCTCTACTAGAATAGCTGTCTTCAAATTGATGGCTTCAATCAAGCAGGTTTGTTGCAATCTCTTATGGTTCTCTGCCTCATTGTAATCTTCAGCGAGAACAAGTTCCATATACATTTTAGTGCTTTTTTCGATACATATTTCAACTTCATCTAGAGCTTCGAGAAAGTTGGATAACTTGAAGTAGCATAGAGCCTTGTTGTAGTGCAAGTCGCCATTGGACGAATCCTCTAGCGTGCTAATGATATTCAATGCTTTCTCAAGCGATCCTTCAGCTGCCCAACAACTAGCAATGTTGAACAAGAAGTTGTTTTTTGCTTGAGTGTCATCGAAATTTTTGAGAGATTCCTCATATTTTAGGCGCGAAGAAGAATATTCTCTCCGATCGTATGCGGATTCAGCTTCGCGATTCATTTTGACTTTTGTACTTTCAATGAGATACTGAAGAATCAGTAGGCAAGAGTTTGCATGTTTTCTTTGTCGATTCCATAGAGTGTAGTTCCTAAGATCGTCATGGAAACAGAAACTGATTTGCGGTATACCGCAGTAGTAACCATTCAAAACGGCTGGTTCTCTGTCTCTCGTTGCTCCATTCAACCACTCGCTCAAGGTAAAAGTGGGAATTTTCGACAGACTCACCAAGTGATAAATCCAATTTTTATTTATACAAGAGGGCTGTATCCGATAAATTCTAATCACGCTGAAACATTGATTCAACTCGACCACCAAGAAGTCAGGCTTCGTCTCTTGAAAACAATGATAGACAGTCGAGTGAACTTTAGCTACTACAAATGGCGCCTGATATCTTTACCAAATTTAATCAAGCGTTTTAGTTCCGTGTCTTTGAGTTGAGAGAGTATTCTCATGACCACTTCATCAGGTATAATTTGTAACACGAATTTGCTACGATTATCATTCGTATTTGTAATCACGTCCAATGAATTTTTACCTCGTAAAAGCAACTTTGCTCTTCTCCTATCTTCCATAAACTTGTTCTTCATCAACCTTCCATACAACGGATAATTGTTCGTCCATATAAAGGAGTCAAGTGACTCTAGATCGTCCAAACCTCTATCAGACGCATATTGAGGATCTTTAGCCAGAAAAATTCGATACAGTGACATTGAATTATCCAGCCTGTGACCTCTTATCCTGTCCAATTCTTTCTTGCAAAGACAATCAATTTCACTCTCGTCGCCAGAAATTGATTCGACAGCCACAAGATTTTGTTTGCCCATGTTGAGTCCGGCGATCTTCATCTTGATGGTGTGATGTATGATGTATTCCAATAGCCACGGATTAGCATGGCGTTTCGCGTAGTCTAAAGGTGTGAGTTTTTTCTTATTTGCGATAGTGAGATCGGATCTCTTTTCAATCAGCATCTTAACCAGTTCAGACATGTTATTTTCGATCGCATGATGAAGCGCTGTACAACCATCTTTATCCTGTAAACTAACATCAGCTCCATTTTCGAGCAAAGCTGATGCCACATCTGAACGTTTCAAGAATGCAGCGGTATGGAGGGCCGTTCCGAGATCTTCGTCTATGGCATCAATGTCAGCCCCATTCTTTATGAGAAGGTTCACCATTTCACCTGACCGAGAAACATGAAGAGCTCGCTGTTTATACTCGTCTGAGGCATTTACATCGCACTTACATCTCAACAATAACGGAACTATGTCCAAGTAATTCAACTTTACAGATATCTGAAAAACTGTTACTCCTAAAAAATTGCGGAAATTAACATTTGTATCGTACTTGAGTAGGATTAATAATAGTCCAGTGAGTCTGTTTTTACCTTGAATTATAAGACTTGTTAAACCTTGACATTTAGCATCCACATCTGCTCCATTCTTCAAAAGAAGTTTGAGAGTCTTTTTTGTTTTGGCATAGAAAATAGCTGGTAGTCCCGACTTGCAAGAAGTGTCAACATGAGCTCCATATCGAATCAGAATCGGCGCCGTATATTCGAATCTTTTGCCTTTCACTGCCTTGAAGAGAGCTGTTTCACCTTCTTCATCTTTGATTTCAGTATCGGCTCCATTTTCTAGAAGAAGCTTGAGCACTCGTTTAGACAGGGCATAATGAAGAGCCGTCCTACCATAATTATCGATAGCGTTCACTTCAGCTCCATTCTTGAGTAAAACTGCCGCGATGTCAGCCCGCCTTCTAGCTTTTTCTGACATGAGGGGCGTTCTTCCATGATCATTCCTGGAATTAACATCAGCACCTGAATTTAACAAAAGTTCAGCGACTTCAACTGAAGAAGCATGTTCGAGAGCCGTTGTCGACGCGACACCTTCATAGAACCGAATTCTAGCATTGATATCGACTTTTCCTAATTTTCGACGACCTCGATTCCAACTTCCTCTGGCCGCCTCTTCGAGCAGCTCGAGTTTGGCATCGAGATCAGTGTGTCGTTTCTGGATTCTTTCTTTAACATTCTGCTCTAATTCATGACTGGAGATGTAGCTCGACAACAACTGCTTCGCTTTCAAGAAAAGCTTGATTGTTTTCTCTTCAGAGCCAATGGCATAACATCTGCAAACTACCTTGTGTTCAATATCAGCAAGATTGGCTCCATTGTTCACCAAGCACATGATAATGTTTAAGTCGCCTCTTTTTGCAGCCATATGTAGCGATTTGGAGAAACTCATGGCGGTATCATTCAAGTGATCAATAAGTTTGTCAATATATTCGATAATATTGTCGAAGATGTTTAGATATTGACAAATTCTTCCATCATCGAGAAAATGTTCGCCAGCTTGCAATACCTCTCTAAGGAGCAATAGTTCGACATGGATCGCATCTCCAAAGCTATCGATTGATTTTGGACCCTCATCGTAATAGTAGTCATAGTCGAAGAAAAAACACATATGCGACATATTTGCGAGAATTGAAAGTTTTTCCGTCTCTTTGACTCAACCAAGTGATATGCACAAGCAAAGCGGGAGATTCGCGCAAAAATTCTGTGCTCGCTTGAAACTTAAGCAAGTTGAAAGAACGCGTTCGTAAAAAAGATTGTTAACGGCTTGGAACGGAAAAGGACTAGTTGAACGGATATGCTAGATCGGGTGTAATCCATGACGCATTGAAACATGAGCGCGAAAAACTGATCGGATAGTGTTACAGTCTAATTCATTTGTTGTGTCCCCTGTATTCTTGCGCAACTGGCGGAATTTTTAAAATAtgggttaattgattgattgattaatacGTGCGCTAATCACCAAAGACGGGTTTACACTTGTTGAGTGCACAGAAGATATTAGATTAAGGGAACAGATAAAATGTCACATCCTCAAAATAAAGATTGCAGGCTTTCATGTCATTCAAAAGAATCCCCAGGCTATTGGCTATATTCCCGATGCAAACAACGCTGAAGATGATGATGAGCTTGATGAAAAGGCTGATGATGAATCGGATAACATTAATACGATAAATATTAATTTCATACTCAAGTGTAGAGAAGAAGTAGATCTACTGAAAAGCCACAAGCTGGTTGATACAATAGCCTTGCATCATATCCTACTCACTAGAGATCCACACTACGTAACAAATGTATCTGTAGTCGACTCTGTCAAGTCCTCTGTGCTCGAAAAGTATCCATTATACGGGCCTTTGATAAAAAAATAAGATAATCAGAGATCGACCAAGAATAATATTGCTCTCCGATGCTAAGAGGTTGCTCGCTAGGATAATAGGATCAGGTATCGTTCTAAAAAGGCTCGCGTTAAACGCTTTACCTGAAGAATTACTAACAGAGATCCTACTTTACATGAATAACAAAAATCTGAGGTATTTTATTTTGCAATGGTCGGAAGAAAAGAGTTACCCGACCATTATCAACGTTTTGTTTGACGGAAGCGTTTGAATAAATAGTGGCGCCCTTCGTTCTTTTGTTTCGCTGTCTTGTATTCTATGTATGTATTATCATCTGCGCCTGTTATAGAGCTCATAGTAACGTTCCTTCTATTGTAGGTTCCCGACGCCCCTGTTCGGCCGGCCCCAGAGCTTAATCCAAAGCCGGGCTCGTTGGCTACCTTCTCTTCTTCGGCATCAGTATCGTTAGCTGTCATCACCTGTTGCAGTAACTGATGTTGTTCCTCCTTAGTATTATACATCAATTCCTCCTTATCGATACCTTCAAAAGTTGTCACAACCTTATAGCTGTAGCCTTGATTTGCTAAAAATCTCTGCCTCTTTCTAGCAAAATGCATTTCAATTGTATCTTGTGAGACCAATGAGTAAAAGTAAGCATTGTATTCCTCAGCGAGGGCACCCTTCTTTGGACGAAGAATTCTACCTAGACGCTGTGCTTCCTGGCGACGAGAGCCGCCGTGACTCGAGATCTGTATGAGAACGTTTGCCTCTGGCAA
It encodes:
- the LOC131873223 gene encoding uncharacterized protein LOC131873223, with amino-acid sequence MKEKFLEELDWTSAVKADSNSQDYPTRTMKAHDSIRDEDTESLTNYSNHHRLDTVGAIAVDSNNNFASAISSGGILLKYKGRVGQAAVPGHVEKKPDLSDMINNGIEECFEDLMSSAALAHVDPRERLAGMLAVSTLNSKSSPDRVDNQDLYLSYAHNTNSMCVGYMTCDDIVGHSVMSRQDIVPETIDNEQPTCEPLVRTVKFSLNMVNR
- the LOC131873224 gene encoding uncharacterized protein LOC131873224; this translates as MITSLPYFIYGPAQESDLELAGNMTLLSKSKNGDQMCLSSFQKEDCSQMGATKLMTAVAVSCFAISNFFRGFGTSIYFTYGTPYLDDNVSKAKMPSFFAFIFAGRILGAPIGFYLSSVALKYYENPFGRPAGLVDTDPRWIGAWWIGFLVSGTLMLLLAIPLAFFPREFKKNLNKKEQELPINGDQANHSEGVQLVERGKGGDIAAFEGDLEIQTTNNSVAKEQKKPDLSLSEMPAEIIAIITNPIIICQMMGNLFRGIGIIGYFVFQTKYLEAQFRQSASKASLVSGTTGFLAKIFGVLFGGVLISVCRPGPRALHNLYILC
- the LOC131873225 gene encoding uncharacterized protein LOC131873225, whose product is MNREAESAYDRREYSSSRLKYEESLKNFDDTQAKNNFLFNIASCWAAEGSLEKALNIISTLEDSSNGDLHYNKALCYFKLSNFLEALDEVEICIEKSTKMYMELVLAEDYNEAENHKRLQQTCLIEAINLKTAILVELDGNWSLAEKCLNKLPVSTQELLDSVSLHNQAICNYEIDIDSSINKLSYLCRLAIDNSQSEIEQVDDVIVFVPNECFVNLLILYSLSGRNEAGLEFLRTFRGHIEKRVPKEVLQFLSIQLEHQTTASDEIVYSKLDRLLNKTIDMVQQDNVRELILSIVTYQGSMLWNGGHYRLLEKLLLKVKLVLGDDEIWKRNLAHVIFMQDTRYDECIQLYENLLETTDSDSLLKVNADILSNLCVAYVLTGRNGDAEALIKNVEAEELEVAVQQQGELTDIHLDDEQIHVESTCQLETSHMCRINLCIGTLYCVKNNHKFGLMRMFKSLEPLKRHLNSENWLHVKRCILALLDGHCKQMTWANDDILNLVGSFLMQCEKHGIQVDARQSDWLTSDSNKQTIDTNTLGQFHGRNSVTYEARYLRSIVLTLVHD
- the LOC131873226 gene encoding uncharacterized protein LOC131873226, whose translation is MSHMCFFFDYDYYYDEGPKSIDSFGDAIHVELLLLREVLQAGEHFLDDGRICQYLNIFDNIIEYIDKLIDHLNDTAMSFSKSLHMAAKRGDLNIIMCLVNNGANLADIEHKVVCRCYAIGSEEKTIKLFLKAKQLLSSYISSHELEQNVKERIQKRHTDLDAKLELLEEAARGSWNRGRRKLGKVDINARIRFYEGVASTTALEHASSVEVAELLLNSGADVNSRNDHGRTPLMSEKARRRADIAAVLLKNGAEVNAIDNYGRTALHYALSKRVLKLLLENGADTEIKDEEGETALFKAVKGKRFEYTAPILIRYGAHVDTSCKSGLPAIFYAKTKKTLKLLLKNGADVDAKCQGLTSLIIQGKNRLTGLLLILLKYDTNVNFRNFLGVTVFQISVKLNYLDIVPLLLRCKCDVNASDEYKQRALHVSRSGEMVNLLIKNGADIDAIDEDLGTALHTAAFLKRSDVASALLENGADVSLQDKDGCTALHHAIENNMSELVKMLIEKRSDLTIANKKKLTPLDYAKRHANPWLLEYIIHHTIKMKIAGLNMGKQNLVAVESISGDESEIDCLCKKELDRIRGHRLDNSMSLYRIFLAKDPQYASDRGLDDLESLDSFIWTNNYPLYGRLMKNKFMEDRRRAKLLLRGKNSLDVITNTNDNRSKFVLQIIPDEVVMRILSQLKDTELKRLIKFGKDIRRHL